A genomic segment from Luteibacter aegosomatis encodes:
- a CDS encoding beta-N-acetylhexosaminidase, whose translation MKTLRLAAALLLGGGIVHAETPLPLIPMPVEARPMQGTLAIDTHTVIAFVPGDTAAEAAANHFAAELRRSRGLALAVSASAHAPRGAIVFATDPKNPVDEREGYTLDVDGNGVRVAARDGAGLFYGAVTLWQLASADGRQGGTAIPDVAIRDWPRFAWRGLMLDVARHFQSVAEVEQAIDAMAEHKLNVLHWHLSDDQGWRIEIRRYPNLTAVGGWRTPPGAGTHGEPDRYGGFYTQQEIRDVVAYAAARHITVVPELDMPGHAQAAVAAYPDIVGVNGDHPAVSVDWGVNPYLYNVDEKSFTFIENVLDEVMALFPSTYIHLGGDEAVKDQWKDSPAVQAKMKSLNIASENALQSWFTDRLGDYLGRHGRRLIGWDEILEGGLPRTASVMSWRGVQGAIDAARQDHDVVLAPAGWMYFDNHQSDRADEPSGRLSVLPLERVYGFEPIDTSLTPEQARHVLGTEATLWSELLPSERHVQHALFPRLDAMAEVAWSPVEARDWKSFLQRLPAQMRRYAALDIAASDTAFAAAIHLDDAVPSMLASGKATVRLDNQTGFGTLRYTTDGSMPTVASNAYSAPFTVSLPATVRAIAIAPDGTPLAAVRSRIVDRDNLLTRRNGEFMKCPDGGLGLRLPLLPDLGDMAAATYDVDLFHSCWLYPRAPLDGVTHVRVEAARLARNYGLAHEQSKVVSYPSKTPDGELDIHQDTCAGPLLASLPLPSGKALGERFVLEGDLTRATGQHDLCMRVTAPIDGPLYGLGSVKLLAPDDPQPRNTRPQVVPAHAGTQRPSSRSPR comes from the coding sequence ATGAAAACCCTGCGCCTCGCCGCCGCCCTGCTGCTGGGCGGCGGCATCGTCCACGCCGAGACGCCGTTGCCGCTGATTCCGATGCCCGTCGAGGCACGGCCCATGCAGGGAACGCTGGCGATCGACACGCACACCGTCATCGCGTTCGTGCCCGGCGACACCGCGGCCGAAGCTGCCGCGAACCACTTCGCCGCCGAATTGCGTCGCAGCCGCGGTCTCGCCCTGGCGGTAAGCGCGTCGGCACACGCACCGCGTGGTGCCATCGTATTCGCCACCGATCCGAAAAACCCGGTGGACGAGCGCGAGGGCTACACGCTCGATGTCGACGGCAACGGTGTCCGCGTCGCCGCGCGCGATGGCGCAGGCCTGTTCTACGGCGCCGTCACGCTCTGGCAGCTCGCCAGCGCCGACGGCAGGCAGGGCGGCACCGCGATACCCGACGTGGCGATACGCGACTGGCCGCGCTTCGCCTGGCGCGGCCTGATGCTCGACGTGGCCCGCCATTTCCAGAGCGTGGCCGAGGTCGAGCAGGCCATCGATGCGATGGCCGAGCACAAGCTCAACGTGCTTCATTGGCACCTGTCCGACGACCAGGGGTGGCGCATCGAGATCAGGCGCTACCCCAACCTCACCGCCGTCGGCGGCTGGCGGACGCCGCCGGGCGCGGGGACGCACGGCGAACCCGACCGGTACGGCGGCTTCTATACCCAGCAGGAGATCCGCGACGTGGTCGCGTACGCCGCGGCGCGACACATCACCGTGGTGCCCGAGTTGGACATGCCGGGCCATGCGCAGGCTGCCGTGGCGGCCTATCCCGACATCGTCGGCGTCAACGGCGACCATCCGGCCGTTTCGGTGGATTGGGGCGTCAATCCCTACCTGTACAACGTGGACGAGAAGAGCTTCACCTTCATCGAGAACGTGCTCGACGAGGTGATGGCGCTGTTCCCCTCCACGTACATCCACCTCGGCGGCGACGAGGCGGTGAAGGATCAATGGAAGGATTCGCCCGCCGTACAGGCGAAGATGAAATCGCTGAACATCGCCAGCGAGAATGCCTTGCAGAGCTGGTTCACCGATCGCCTCGGCGACTATCTCGGCAGGCATGGACGCCGGCTCATCGGTTGGGACGAGATCCTCGAAGGAGGCCTCCCGCGCACGGCATCGGTGATGTCCTGGCGCGGCGTGCAAGGCGCCATCGACGCGGCCAGGCAAGACCACGACGTGGTGCTCGCCCCGGCCGGCTGGATGTACTTCGACAACCACCAGAGCGACCGTGCCGACGAGCCCAGCGGCCGTCTTTCCGTGCTGCCGCTGGAACGCGTCTACGGCTTCGAACCCATCGACACCTCGCTCACCCCCGAGCAGGCCAGGCATGTGCTGGGCACCGAGGCGACGCTGTGGAGCGAGCTGCTTCCGTCCGAACGGCACGTGCAGCATGCCTTGTTCCCCCGCCTCGACGCGATGGCGGAGGTCGCGTGGTCGCCCGTCGAAGCACGCGACTGGAAGAGCTTCCTGCAACGCCTCCCCGCGCAGATGCGCCGCTACGCGGCGCTCGACATCGCGGCCTCGGACACCGCCTTCGCGGCCGCCATCCATCTCGACGACGCCGTGCCGTCCATGCTGGCGTCGGGCAAGGCCACGGTGCGCCTCGACAACCAGACCGGCTTCGGCACGCTGCGTTACACCACCGACGGCAGCATGCCCACCGTCGCGTCCAACGCGTACTCGGCCCCGTTCACCGTGAGCCTGCCGGCGACGGTGCGTGCCATCGCCATCGCGCCGGACGGCACGCCGCTGGCGGCCGTACGTTCGCGCATCGTCGACCGTGACAACCTGCTCACGCGCCGCAACGGCGAATTCATGAAGTGCCCCGACGGCGGTCTCGGCCTGCGCCTGCCGTTGCTGCCCGACCTCGGCGACATGGCGGCCGCCACCTACGACGTCGACCTGTTCCACTCCTGCTGGCTGTATCCCAGGGCGCCGCTGGACGGCGTGACCCACGTTCGCGTGGAAGCCGCGCGACTGGCGCGAAACTATGGCCTAGCGCACGAGCAATCGAAGGTGGTGTCGTATCCGTCGAAGACGCCCGACGGCGAATTGGATATCCACCAGGACACCTGCGCAGGTCCGTTGCTGGCCAGCCTGCCCTTGCCGTCGGGCAAGGCACTCGGCGAACGGTTCGTGCTGGAAGGCGACCTCACCCGCGCGACCGGCCAGCACGACCTGTGCATGCGCGTGACCGCACCCATCGACGGCCCCCTCTACGGCCTCGGATCGGTCAAACTCCTGGCACCGGACGATCCGCAACCACGCAACACGCGCCCTCAGGTCGTTCCCGCGCACGCGGGAACCCAGCGCCCCAGCTCCCGATCCCCGCGATGA
- a CDS encoding glycoside hydrolase family 35 protein yields MLVASIAFAPQVFANPPVTVEGTHFVRHGKPYQIISGDLHFQRIPRAYWSDRLRKAHAMGLNTITTYVFWNLIEPTPGHVDFSGNNDVAAFAKAVQAEGMNLILRPGPYVCGEWDAGGYPAWLFAIPGMRVRTRDPRFLAASERYLVRLGKELAPLMASRGGPIIATELENEYGSYGDDKAYLGDVRAMLRRAGLADDLLMTYDGPDLLANGSLPDVTAVIDFAPGEAKKSFQMLERYRPGAPRMAGEYWAGWFDHWGEKHAHTDGKREADELAWMLEQGYSVNIYLVHGGTNFGFMNGANFQGNPSDHYAPTTTSYDYDAALDEAGRPTAKYAMFRDAIAKATGRTPSAVPSSPPVRTLPAFTLDESASLWDNLPAPQASDLPKPMEAYGQSYGYILYRTTVKGPFHGSLYLGDVRDYAVVYVDRKASGTADRRLKQVSVDIDVTAGDHTLDVLVENTGRINYGPRMEDGRAGIVDPVLLGDTVLHGWQAFPLPMTSTDAIRGWTTAKTDGPAFHRGKIIVDAPADTFLDTRALGKGAVWLNGANLGRTWSIGPQHDLYAPAPWFRHGENNVVAFDLETRDKPVMRGVDQRLWATP; encoded by the coding sequence ATGCTCGTGGCTTCGATCGCGTTCGCGCCCCAGGTCTTCGCCAATCCACCGGTCACCGTGGAAGGCACGCATTTCGTCCGACACGGAAAGCCTTACCAGATCATCTCGGGCGACCTGCACTTCCAGCGCATTCCACGCGCGTACTGGAGCGACCGCCTGCGCAAGGCGCACGCCATGGGCCTGAACACGATCACCACCTACGTTTTCTGGAACCTGATCGAACCGACGCCCGGGCATGTCGATTTCAGCGGCAACAACGACGTGGCCGCCTTCGCGAAGGCGGTACAGGCCGAAGGCATGAACCTCATCCTGCGTCCCGGCCCGTACGTCTGCGGCGAATGGGACGCGGGTGGGTATCCCGCCTGGCTGTTCGCCATACCGGGCATGCGCGTGCGCACGCGCGATCCGCGTTTCCTCGCCGCTTCCGAGCGTTACCTCGTGCGACTTGGCAAGGAACTGGCGCCGCTGATGGCCAGCCGCGGCGGCCCGATCATCGCCACCGAACTGGAAAACGAATACGGGTCCTACGGCGACGACAAGGCCTACCTCGGCGACGTGCGCGCCATGCTCCGGCGCGCCGGACTCGCCGACGACCTGCTGATGACCTACGACGGTCCCGACCTGCTCGCCAACGGCAGCTTGCCCGATGTCACGGCGGTGATCGACTTCGCGCCGGGCGAGGCGAAGAAGAGTTTCCAGATGCTCGAACGCTACCGTCCGGGCGCACCGCGCATGGCGGGCGAATACTGGGCCGGCTGGTTCGACCACTGGGGCGAAAAGCATGCGCACACCGACGGCAAGCGCGAAGCGGACGAACTGGCGTGGATGCTCGAACAGGGCTACTCGGTCAACATCTACCTCGTGCACGGCGGCACCAACTTCGGCTTCATGAACGGCGCGAACTTCCAGGGCAATCCCTCCGACCATTACGCGCCGACCACCACCAGCTACGATTACGACGCCGCGCTCGACGAAGCCGGACGACCGACGGCGAAATACGCGATGTTCCGCGACGCGATCGCCAAGGCCACCGGCCGGACGCCGTCGGCCGTGCCCAGCTCGCCACCCGTGCGAACCCTGCCCGCGTTCACGCTCGACGAGTCCGCCTCGCTGTGGGACAACCTACCCGCCCCGCAGGCTTCCGATCTGCCCAAGCCGATGGAAGCCTATGGCCAGTCCTACGGCTACATCCTCTATCGCACCACCGTGAAAGGCCCTTTCCACGGCTCGCTCTACCTCGGCGACGTGCGCGACTACGCCGTGGTGTACGTCGACAGGAAAGCGAGCGGGACGGCGGATCGCCGCCTCAAGCAGGTGTCCGTCGACATCGACGTGACCGCGGGCGACCACACCCTCGACGTACTCGTGGAGAACACCGGGCGCATCAACTACGGTCCCCGCATGGAAGACGGCCGTGCCGGCATCGTCGACCCGGTACTGCTGGGCGACACCGTCCTGCACGGCTGGCAGGCCTTCCCCTTGCCGATGACCTCGACCGATGCGATCCGCGGCTGGACCACCGCGAAGACCGACGGCCCGGCATTCCATCGCGGCAAGATCATCGTCGACGCGCCCGCCGATACCTTTCTCGACACGCGCGCGCTCGGCAAGGGTGCCGTCTGGCTCAACGGCGCCAACCTCGGCCGCACCTGGTCGATCGGCCCGCAACACGACCTGTACGCGCCCGCACCCTGGTTCCGCCACGGCGAAAACAACGTGGTGGCGTTCGACCTGGAAACCCGAGACAAGCCCGTGATGCGCGGCGTCGACCAACGCCTGTGGGCCACGCCCTGA
- a CDS encoding TonB-dependent receptor, whose amino-acid sequence MSSSNGGGRAGARTMGIHLGARFARRMLAASVLLACAQGVMAQSLTGGLYGHESAGDGVIVRVSSRATGFTKDVAPDANGRYALAGLNPGDYQVSLVRGSETLSQQDVTVNPNRSAAVPDLGGTAAAATAAPAGTEDLGGVRVSATAMATDVTPIDVSTPELSTSYNYRLIDALPVDRSPESIARLDSSVRFDQHNTGFVSIGGASPAENRYYYNEFDVTNDKTSLGSTELPAEAISDTQLITSGAGASWTNATGGILSSTIKQGTNDFKAGYSVYFTPPTSRLLNPRSHNSLNAIGDYYGYASANTHDGLAQQYLWASGALVKDELFFFALLGNEPASKADAYSQTQKQVSSVRDKNYLLNLTWNISNDQSLNVLAHRDYSQSFNNYYHLTRNYDPQSVGGFFGWSQTRTDSRFLIGNYHWQIDDDLSLRLMGGYLGSIVYSPSSGEQNTEFPYVTSYDSATQVQTNIGRNTAAYVYSPSDYWRRGWKGDLTWQLGDHKLVFGGEYYKHSLASTTDSVPAGWYTYYDQPNVTLQNGSISPADGRYVSQYVDIEGGSFETINKGAYVEDYWQAANRVLIYGALRWDNYIYKDGVGHQFMRLPITSPRLGVSWDVDGDSSLKVGGSLGKYTIPLPSSFSFGVAEPRSTYTNYYTYTGVDPNTQAPLGLTQIGNSYIQNQGVPTPAQIAATDVKAPYQYEAQLYAQKQLTPAWSGLVQLGWVDLRRIVEDTCYGGGVQAYAQAQGYAGYQQDNHTCWLINPGEAFTLKRDYDGDGQLEALRIPGGALDLPKPRHKYYNLKLALTHASTPAEPYFLNLSYTYAREYGNTNGLIDEERRSAGWIGQTQAFNYPALEYGGNGDLAGDIRHSLTATGTYDFANGLSLGGVFSAHTGAPTSCLGTVPDKDDPAFNAPQSSHYCDGVVRKQGDDRRLPFFWQLDLSATYRWKIDQDNDLSLQLRMTNVTNRQGTIDINQVYDTGTLNDDNSAIRSVNYHAATWQLPRTTSMVLRYTFQ is encoded by the coding sequence ATGAGCAGTTCGAACGGAGGCGGTCGTGCGGGGGCACGCACCATGGGTATCCACCTCGGCGCCCGGTTCGCGCGTCGCATGCTGGCGGCGTCGGTCCTGCTGGCCTGCGCGCAGGGCGTCATGGCGCAATCGCTGACCGGTGGCCTGTACGGTCACGAGTCGGCGGGCGACGGCGTCATCGTGCGCGTCTCCAGCCGCGCCACCGGCTTCACCAAAGACGTGGCACCGGATGCCAATGGCCGCTATGCATTGGCGGGACTGAATCCAGGCGATTACCAGGTAAGCCTCGTCCGGGGCAGCGAGACGCTAAGCCAGCAGGACGTGACGGTCAATCCCAACCGCAGCGCGGCCGTGCCCGACCTCGGCGGCACCGCGGCAGCGGCGACCGCCGCTCCGGCCGGCACCGAAGACCTGGGCGGCGTACGGGTTTCCGCCACGGCCATGGCGACCGACGTCACGCCGATCGACGTCAGCACCCCCGAGCTGAGCACCAGCTACAACTACAGGCTGATCGATGCCCTGCCCGTCGATCGCAGCCCGGAAAGCATCGCCCGCCTGGATTCCAGCGTGCGTTTCGACCAGCACAACACCGGCTTCGTTTCCATCGGCGGCGCAAGCCCGGCCGAGAACCGTTACTACTACAACGAATTCGACGTCACCAACGACAAGACCTCGCTGGGTTCGACCGAACTGCCGGCCGAGGCGATCAGCGATACCCAGCTCATCACCAGCGGCGCGGGCGCCTCGTGGACCAACGCCACCGGCGGCATCCTGTCGTCGACCATCAAACAGGGCACCAACGACTTCAAGGCCGGCTACTCGGTGTACTTCACGCCGCCGACCTCGCGCCTGCTGAACCCGCGAAGCCACAACTCGCTCAATGCCATCGGCGACTACTACGGCTATGCATCGGCCAACACGCATGACGGCCTCGCGCAGCAGTACCTTTGGGCGTCCGGCGCGCTGGTGAAGGACGAGCTGTTCTTCTTCGCCCTGCTCGGCAACGAACCCGCGAGCAAGGCCGATGCGTACAGCCAGACGCAGAAGCAGGTGTCCAGCGTCCGTGACAAGAACTACCTGCTCAACCTCACCTGGAACATCAGCAACGATCAGTCGCTGAACGTATTGGCCCACCGCGATTACAGCCAGTCCTTCAACAACTACTACCACCTCACGCGGAACTACGATCCGCAATCGGTGGGCGGCTTCTTCGGCTGGAGCCAGACGCGCACCGACAGCCGCTTCCTCATCGGCAACTACCACTGGCAGATCGACGATGACCTCTCGCTGCGCCTGATGGGCGGCTATCTCGGCTCGATCGTGTATTCGCCCAGTTCCGGCGAGCAGAACACCGAGTTCCCCTACGTCACCTCGTACGATTCGGCGACGCAGGTGCAGACCAACATCGGCCGCAACACCGCCGCTTACGTCTATTCGCCCTCGGATTACTGGCGTCGCGGCTGGAAAGGCGACCTCACCTGGCAGCTCGGCGACCACAAGCTCGTGTTCGGCGGCGAGTACTACAAGCACTCGCTCGCCAGCACGACCGATTCGGTGCCGGCCGGTTGGTACACCTATTACGACCAGCCCAACGTGACGCTGCAGAACGGTTCGATCTCGCCCGCCGACGGCCGCTACGTCAGTCAGTACGTCGACATCGAAGGCGGCTCGTTCGAAACGATCAACAAGGGCGCCTACGTCGAGGACTACTGGCAGGCGGCCAACCGCGTGCTGATCTATGGTGCCCTGCGCTGGGACAACTACATCTACAAGGACGGCGTGGGCCATCAGTTCATGCGCCTGCCCATCACCTCGCCACGCCTGGGCGTGTCCTGGGACGTCGACGGCGACAGCTCGCTGAAGGTGGGCGGCAGCCTGGGCAAGTACACGATTCCGCTACCGTCGTCCTTCAGCTTCGGCGTGGCCGAACCGCGCAGCACGTATACCAATTACTACACCTATACCGGCGTCGATCCGAATACCCAGGCGCCGCTTGGCCTCACGCAGATCGGCAACTCCTACATCCAGAACCAGGGCGTGCCCACGCCCGCGCAGATCGCGGCGACCGACGTCAAGGCGCCCTATCAGTACGAAGCCCAGCTCTACGCGCAGAAGCAGCTCACGCCTGCGTGGTCGGGCCTCGTGCAGCTGGGTTGGGTGGACCTGCGTCGCATCGTCGAGGACACCTGTTACGGCGGCGGCGTCCAGGCCTATGCGCAAGCCCAGGGCTACGCGGGCTATCAGCAGGACAACCACACGTGCTGGCTGATCAATCCGGGCGAGGCATTCACCCTGAAGCGCGATTACGACGGCGACGGCCAGCTCGAGGCGCTACGCATTCCCGGTGGAGCGCTCGACCTGCCCAAGCCCAGGCACAAGTACTACAACCTCAAGCTCGCCCTCACCCATGCCTCCACGCCGGCCGAGCCGTACTTCCTCAACCTCAGCTACACCTATGCGCGGGAGTACGGCAACACCAACGGCCTCATCGACGAGGAGCGCCGCAGCGCGGGCTGGATCGGCCAGACCCAGGCCTTCAACTATCCCGCCCTGGAATACGGCGGCAACGGCGACCTGGCCGGCGATATCCGTCACAGCCTCACGGCCACCGGCACCTATGACTTCGCCAACGGCCTGTCGCTGGGCGGGGTTTTCAGCGCGCACACCGGGGCGCCGACCAGTTGCCTGGGCACGGTACCGGACAAGGACGATCCCGCGTTCAACGCGCCGCAGTCGTCGCATTACTGCGACGGCGTGGTGCGCAAGCAAGGTGACGACCGCCGCCTGCCGTTCTTCTGGCAACTCGACCTCTCCGCCACCTATCGCTGGAAGATCGACCAGGACAACGACCTGAGCCTTCAGCTGAGGATGACCAACGTCACCAATCGCCAGGGCACGATCGACATCAACCAGGTCTATGACACCGGTACGCTCAACGACGACAATTCGGCGATCCGGAGCGTGAACTACCATGCCGCCACCTGGCAGCTACCGCGCACGACGAGCATGGTGCTCCGCTACACGTTCCAGTAA
- a CDS encoding glycoside hydrolase family 3 protein, which yields MMAAFIGAAHAATPEQRATDLVAHMSLDEKVAQLQSGAAALKRLDVPAYDWWNEGLHGAARAGYATVFPQAIGLAASWDPELMHAVGEAVSREARARFDAIGAGRDHARYEGLTIWSPNVNIFRDPRWGRGQETYGEDPYLTGRLAVGFVQGIQGSDPAHPRAIATPKHFAVHSGPEAGRHGFDIDVSPHDLEATFLPAFRAAVTEGRAGSVMCAYNALHGTPVCADAGLLDDTLRKGWGFTGYVVSDCDAIDDMTKFHYYRPDNAGSSAAAIRAGTDLDCGYAYADLGEAVRRGDVPESVLDTSLVRLFAARYRLGELGAPAVRPAAVDEKAHAALALRAALESLVLLKNDNGTLPLRGKPRIAVVGPNADTVETLEANYHATPRAPITPLQGLRTRFGAGNVTYAQGSPIAAGVPVPLPETALRTPDGAIGLTGSYFDNADFKGKPRTVRTDRTIDFDWDHVSPAHLPKGPYAVRWTGAVLPPGPGDYTLAVHVERCFDCAGHDPVRLFVDGKPVIDDAGDDKHSQATLHFDDARPHDVRLELVHSGEDQGVRLQWLPPANAQLAEAGRAIAGADVTVAFVGLSPDVEGEELHVDVPGFDGGDRTDIGLPAAQQALLEHSAASGKPLVVVLMSGSAVALNWAREHASAIVAAWYPGESGGTAIAQALAGDYNPAGRLPVTFYRSVRDLPPFTSYQMKGRTYRYFEGTPLYGFGYGLSYTRFAYGAAKVSSTTLDAGQTLTASVEVRNTGDREGDEVVQAYLTYPSDDALAPKHALVGLARTHLKAGEARRVSFALDPRRLSSVDAAGRRAVVPGDYGLFLGGGQPGDASGERASFHIDGRQALPK from the coding sequence ATGATGGCCGCCTTCATCGGCGCGGCGCACGCCGCCACGCCGGAACAGCGCGCGACCGACCTCGTCGCCCATATGAGCCTCGACGAGAAGGTGGCGCAACTGCAGAGCGGCGCCGCCGCCCTGAAACGACTAGACGTCCCGGCCTACGACTGGTGGAACGAAGGCTTGCACGGCGCCGCGCGCGCGGGCTATGCCACGGTCTTCCCGCAGGCCATCGGCCTGGCCGCGAGCTGGGACCCCGAGCTGATGCACGCGGTGGGCGAAGCCGTGTCGCGCGAAGCCCGCGCGCGGTTCGACGCCATCGGCGCGGGCCGCGACCACGCCCGCTACGAAGGCCTGACCATCTGGTCGCCCAACGTGAACATCTTCCGCGATCCCCGCTGGGGCCGCGGGCAGGAAACCTATGGGGAGGATCCGTACCTCACCGGCCGCCTCGCCGTCGGTTTCGTCCAGGGTATCCAGGGTTCCGATCCGGCCCATCCGCGCGCCATCGCCACGCCCAAGCACTTCGCCGTGCACAGCGGCCCCGAAGCGGGCCGCCACGGTTTCGACATCGACGTATCGCCGCACGACCTGGAAGCCACCTTCCTGCCCGCCTTCCGCGCGGCGGTGACCGAGGGCCGCGCGGGCTCGGTGATGTGCGCGTACAACGCGCTGCACGGCACGCCGGTCTGCGCGGACGCGGGGTTGCTCGACGATACCTTGCGCAAGGGCTGGGGTTTCACCGGTTACGTGGTGTCCGATTGCGACGCCATCGACGACATGACCAAGTTCCACTATTACCGCCCGGACAACGCCGGCTCGTCGGCCGCCGCGATCCGCGCGGGTACCGACCTGGACTGCGGCTACGCGTATGCCGACCTGGGCGAAGCGGTGCGGCGCGGCGACGTACCCGAGTCGGTGCTCGACACCTCGCTGGTACGCCTGTTCGCCGCCCGCTACCGCCTGGGCGAACTCGGCGCACCGGCGGTGAGGCCCGCTGCCGTGGACGAAAAAGCCCATGCCGCACTCGCGTTGCGTGCCGCGCTCGAATCCCTGGTGCTGCTCAAGAACGACAACGGTACGCTGCCCCTGCGCGGCAAGCCGCGCATCGCGGTGGTCGGCCCCAACGCCGATACCGTGGAAACGCTCGAAGCGAACTACCACGCCACGCCGCGCGCGCCGATCACCCCGTTGCAAGGCCTGCGCACGCGGTTCGGGGCCGGCAACGTGACCTACGCGCAAGGATCGCCGATCGCCGCGGGCGTCCCCGTGCCGCTGCCGGAAACGGCACTGCGCACTCCGGACGGCGCCATCGGACTCACGGGCAGTTATTTCGACAACGCCGACTTCAAGGGCAAGCCGCGTACCGTTCGCACCGATCGCACCATCGACTTCGACTGGGATCACGTCTCCCCCGCCCACCTGCCCAAGGGGCCTTACGCCGTCCGCTGGACCGGCGCGGTCCTCCCGCCAGGCCCCGGCGACTACACGCTCGCCGTTCACGTGGAACGCTGCTTCGACTGCGCGGGCCACGATCCGGTGCGGTTATTCGTCGACGGCAAGCCGGTGATCGACGATGCCGGCGACGACAAACACTCGCAGGCCACGCTTCATTTCGACGATGCGCGTCCGCACGACGTGCGACTGGAACTCGTCCACAGCGGCGAAGACCAGGGCGTGCGCCTGCAATGGCTGCCACCCGCGAACGCGCAACTGGCCGAAGCCGGGCGCGCCATCGCCGGCGCCGACGTCACCGTGGCCTTCGTCGGCCTCTCGCCCGACGTGGAAGGCGAAGAGCTGCACGTCGACGTACCCGGCTTCGACGGCGGCGATCGCACCGACATCGGTCTGCCCGCGGCGCAGCAAGCCCTTCTCGAACACAGCGCCGCCAGCGGCAAGCCGCTCGTGGTGGTGCTGATGTCCGGCAGCGCGGTGGCGCTCAACTGGGCCAGGGAGCATGCCTCGGCCATCGTCGCCGCGTGGTATCCCGGCGAGAGTGGCGGCACGGCCATCGCGCAGGCGCTGGCTGGCGACTACAACCCGGCCGGCCGCCTGCCCGTCACCTTCTATCGCTCGGTACGCGACCTGCCGCCGTTCACCAGCTACCAGATGAAGGGACGCACCTATCGCTACTTCGAAGGTACACCCCTCTACGGTTTCGGCTACGGCCTGAGCTATACGCGCTTCGCCTACGGTGCCGCGAAGGTATCGTCGACCACGCTCGACGCGGGCCAGACGCTCACCGCGAGCGTCGAAGTTCGCAATACCGGCGACCGCGAGGGCGACGAAGTGGTGCAAGCGTACCTGACCTACCCGTCGGACGACGCGCTCGCGCCGAAGCATGCGTTGGTCGGCTTGGCGCGCACCCACCTCAAGGCCGGTGAGGCTCGCCGCGTGAGCTTTGCGCTCGATCCACGCCGGTTGAGTTCGGTGGATGCCGCCGGACGGCGAGCGGTCGTGCCGGGCGACTACGGCCTCTTTCTCGGCGGTGGCCAGCCCGGCGACGCCAGCGGCGAGCGTGCGTCGTTCCACATCGACGGCCGACAGGCACTGCCGAAATGA
- a CDS encoding alpha-L-fucosidase, translating into MSKQAPPRRLKTVLAVTLLAALPVLTRAESFVDVKPSPQQVAWQDLEFGVIVHFGTNTFLDREWGDGTAAPSVFHPDKVDPDQWARAVKAAGVRYMVLVAKHHDGFALWPTGQTDYSVKASPWMGGKGDLVRMASDAAKKNGLGFGVYLSPWDRHDPRYKDSAAYDKYYLAEMEELVQNYGPLTEWWLDGAGSAGHVYDFAKYVETLRTYQANTMVFADVALFDYGDIRWVGNEQGIVQGENWNVIDRHGQLRWRPLEVDTPLHKNHWFFSSKPDFAASLKTVDELMDNWESSVGHGGQLMLGVAPDTHGLLPEADVRRLAEFGRALKARYGNEANLVSKHAATDDNTAAAIDDDPSTFWSAPAGSANATLEVDLGRDVTFNTAMSMERLDAGQNVHAYAVQAWDGSAWKTVAQAQAIGHMKIDHFAPVTARKVRVNILSSVGTARIREFKLFDVKP; encoded by the coding sequence ATGTCGAAGCAAGCTCCTCCTCGCCGCCTCAAAACCGTGCTCGCGGTGACCCTGCTGGCCGCGTTGCCCGTGCTCACGCGGGCCGAATCGTTCGTGGACGTGAAGCCTTCACCGCAGCAGGTGGCCTGGCAGGATCTCGAGTTCGGCGTGATCGTGCACTTCGGCACCAACACCTTCCTCGATCGCGAATGGGGAGACGGCACCGCCGCACCATCGGTGTTCCATCCCGACAAGGTCGACCCCGACCAGTGGGCGCGTGCGGTGAAGGCGGCCGGCGTACGGTACATGGTGCTGGTGGCGAAGCATCACGACGGCTTCGCGCTTTGGCCCACGGGCCAGACCGACTATTCGGTGAAGGCCAGTCCGTGGATGGGCGGCAAGGGCGACCTGGTGCGCATGGCATCGGATGCGGCGAAGAAGAACGGCCTGGGCTTCGGCGTATATCTGTCACCGTGGGATCGCCACGATCCGCGCTACAAGGATTCCGCGGCGTACGACAAATACTATCTCGCCGAGATGGAAGAACTGGTGCAGAACTACGGGCCGCTCACCGAGTGGTGGCTCGACGGCGCGGGAAGCGCGGGCCACGTCTACGACTTCGCGAAGTACGTGGAAACGTTGCGTACCTACCAGGCCAACACGATGGTCTTCGCCGACGTGGCACTGTTCGACTACGGCGACATCCGCTGGGTGGGCAACGAGCAGGGCATCGTGCAGGGCGAGAACTGGAACGTGATCGACCGCCACGGACAACTGCGCTGGCGCCCGCTGGAAGTGGATACGCCATTGCACAAGAACCATTGGTTCTTCAGTTCGAAGCCGGACTTTGCCGCGTCGCTGAAGACCGTGGACGAGCTGATGGACAACTGGGAAAGCAGCGTCGGCCACGGCGGCCAGCTCATGCTGGGCGTAGCGCCCGACACGCACGGCCTGCTTCCCGAGGCCGACGTGCGTCGCCTTGCCGAGTTCGGCCGGGCGCTGAAGGCGCGTTACGGCAACGAGGCGAACCTGGTCTCCAAACATGCCGCCACCGACGACAACACGGCCGCGGCGATCGACGACGATCCGTCGACGTTCTGGTCGGCGCCCGCCGGTTCGGCGAACGCCACGCTCGAGGTCGATCTCGGCCGCGACGTGACGTTCAATACGGCGATGAGCATGGAACGCCTCGATGCCGGGCAGAACGTGCACGCCTACGCGGTGCAGGCGTGGGACGGTTCGGCGTGGAAGACCGTGGCCCAGGCGCAGGCCATCGGGCACATGAAGATCGACCACTTCGCGCCGGTGACGGCACGGAAGGTGCGGGTGAACATCCTGTCGTCCGTGGGCACGGCCCGGATCCGCGAGTTCAAGCTGTTCGACGTGAAACCGTGA